Proteins encoded together in one Acidimicrobiales bacterium window:
- a CDS encoding class II fumarate hydratase, whose protein sequence is MGGYRIEHDTMGDVRIPDGARWGASTQRAVDNFPISGRGIEPALRVALAEIKAAAAEANAELDVLDTDMAAAIAGAARDIAAGAHGDQFPVDVFQTGSGTSSNMNMNEVVAGLAAERLGRSVHPNDHVNASQSTNDVFPTAIHVAAATLVTTSLEDGLGRLAAALRRKQEEFAEVVKSGRTHLMDATPVTLGQEFGGWARSVELGAERLRSVLPRLLEVPLGGTAVGTGINAPAGFAARTIARLAERTGLAVTEAVDHFEAQGGRDALVELSGALRTIAVSLHKLVNDLRWLASGPRTGLAEIRLPDLQPGSSIMPGKVNPVIPEAVAQVVAQVVGNDAAIAFAGAAGNLELNVMMPVMARNVLESIRLLASSAALLAESCVAGVEVDEARCRAYAESSPSLGTALNSHIGYERAAQVVKESTRSGRSIREIVLERGWMTAEELDRALDVLGLTRGGVS, encoded by the coding sequence ATGGGCGGCTACCGCATCGAGCACGACACGATGGGCGACGTCCGCATCCCCGACGGCGCCCGATGGGGAGCGTCGACGCAACGGGCGGTGGACAACTTCCCGATCTCGGGCCGGGGCATCGAGCCGGCGCTGCGGGTCGCGCTGGCCGAGATCAAGGCGGCGGCGGCGGAGGCCAACGCCGAGCTTGACGTGCTCGATACGGACATGGCGGCGGCCATCGCAGGGGCGGCGCGCGACATCGCCGCCGGCGCCCATGGGGACCAGTTCCCGGTCGACGTCTTCCAGACGGGCTCCGGCACCTCGTCGAACATGAACATGAACGAGGTGGTGGCGGGGCTGGCCGCCGAGCGGCTCGGCCGGTCGGTGCACCCCAACGACCACGTGAACGCCTCGCAGTCCACAAACGACGTGTTCCCGACGGCCATCCACGTAGCGGCCGCCACCCTCGTGACCACTTCGCTCGAGGATGGGCTGGGCCGTCTGGCCGCCGCCCTGCGACGCAAGCAGGAGGAGTTCGCCGAGGTCGTGAAGTCGGGCCGGACCCATCTCATGGACGCCACGCCGGTCACTCTCGGCCAGGAGTTCGGCGGCTGGGCCCGGTCCGTGGAGCTCGGGGCCGAGCGCCTCAGGTCGGTCCTTCCGCGGCTGCTGGAGGTGCCCCTTGGCGGCACGGCCGTCGGGACCGGCATCAACGCTCCCGCCGGGTTCGCGGCCCGCACCATCGCCCGGCTGGCCGAGCGCACGGGCTTGGCCGTCACCGAGGCGGTCGACCACTTCGAGGCCCAGGGCGGGCGGGACGCGCTGGTCGAGTTGAGCGGCGCGCTGCGCACCATCGCCGTCTCGCTCCACAAGCTGGTGAACGACCTGCGGTGGTTGGCCAGCGGGCCCCGCACCGGGCTGGCCGAGATCCGCCTGCCCGATCTCCAGCCCGGGTCGTCGATCATGCCCGGCAAGGTGAACCCCGTCATCCCCGAAGCGGTCGCCCAGGTGGTCGCCCAGGTCGTCGGGAACGATGCCGCCATCGCGTTCGCGGGCGCCGCCGGCAACCTCGAGCTCAACGTGATGATGCCGGTGATGGCCCGCAACGTCCTCGAGTCCATCCGCCTGTTGGCCTCCTCGGCCGCGCTGCTGGCCGAGTCGTGCGTGGCCGGCGTGGAGGTCGACGAGGCGCGCTGCCGGGCGTACGCCGAGTCGTCGCCGTCACTGGGCACCGCCCTCAACTCGCACATCGGCTACGAGCGGGCGGCGCAGGTCGTGAAGGAGTCGACCCGCTCCGGTCGCTCGATCCGCGAGATCGTCCTCGAGCGGGGCTGGATGACCGCCGAGGAGCTAGACCGGGCCCTCGACGTCCTCGGCCTCACCCGCGGCGGGGTCAGCTAG